The Clostridium beijerinckii genomic sequence TTTCTGCAATTGATACTAAATCACAAGTTACATCCGCCCTTCTTATTATATCAGATACAGTTAAAGCCTCTATTTCCTCAAAACCTTCTGCTAATAAAACGCATACTTTCTTCATATCAATTCCTCCTTAAATCTAAACAATGAGGATATCCTAAACTATTTTTTAGAACACCCTCATTCTGCTTCTCTTCAATTTATACCTACATTATACCCCATTTATTGTTTAACTACCACAACTTAATTGTCAGAATTGGAACTTTCCAATCTATAATTTTCTTTACTTTCTTCCAACCACCTGCCATAAACGATTCACACATAATGATATATTTTGTGTGAGACATTCACTTTGCTAAAAAGTAAGAATCAGAAATTTTTATTTTATATACAACATAACTTGTTATGTTTAGTAAGTTCTGCAGTGCGCACTTTTTTTATGGGCAATATGTTCTTATTTGTACTTTTCACTTTTTTATAATTATAAGTTCTTGGTTGTGCTTAATAAGTTCCGTATTGTGCTTCTCACTCTTCTTAGGAGTGCGCACTTTTTTTATAGTTATAAGTTCTTAATTGTGCTTCGCACCTTTTTATAGGTGCTAGGTTCTTAATTGTGCTTCGCACTTTTTTTATAGGTGTACATCTTTTATTTCATCATCAAGTGAAACCATCATTATACTTGTTCCTCTTCCAGCCCTATTTTGTAACTTAATATCACTTATATCCATTACTGATCTCTCCTTGCCTTTAGAAACAAGTGTAATTTTTGTATCATCCGAAGATAACATTACGGTATTATCATCACTTTTCTTGTAATTACTATGATACTTTCCAAAAATGACTTGATCTTCATCCCTCAGACTTATTCCAGTTACCCCTGAAGCTATTTTACCCATAATATTTACATTTTCAACCGGAAATCTTATTGCCATTCCTTTTTTAGTTATCATGATCAAGTGACCAATCTTTATTTGATTCATTTCTACAGATACAACTTCATCATCTTCAAACTTAAACTTATAGCATGCTTGCTTTAGAAAGTCACCTTCAAATTCTTTTAACAATGTTTTCTTAACCATTCCTTTTTTCGTAAACGTGTATACTCCTAAGTCTTCATCATAAGAATCAATGGAAATCAGACTTATTATCTTTTCTCCCTTTTCCATTTTACCTATAAATGCTTCTACATTTATTTCTTTATTCAAAACATTTCTCATTAAAAATACTGGTATTTTATATACATATCCTCTGTTGCTAAAGATAAGCAATTCTTTTAAAGAATTTGTTTTAACTTTTAATGAGTCTTCTTTTATCCTCTCATAGAATTTAAACTTATTCTTATCAGTAACTCCAACACTTAATTCAAAATATTCAATTTCATTAGTATCTTCTACTTGGCTAATTTCATCTTCTTCTGAGAAATTAAATAGCTGAGTAGGTAAAATATTTCTAGCCGTTTCCTCTAGATTTTTTATTTCAAGAGTGAATTCTAACCCTAGTTTACTCTTAACTTTTAGGAACTTCTCTTCTTCTTCCAATTCTCTCATGGATACGTCAATCAACTCATCACCATCTCTAAGTTTTAACGCTTGAAGTTTACCATATGCAGTTTGGAATTTATCTAAAGAACTTAACTTAATTCCTCCATGTTTTGTTATAAATCTAAATGCCTTGCTAGGATTGAAATTATCTATGGATATAGCTGCAATTATCTTCTCATTATCAAGATTTAAAGATTTAATAATCTCATCCAATCTATCCCCTTTTTCTTTCCATCTCATTTCAGGAATATTAATACCTTTTGTTTGATACATAAAACCTTTATCTGTAAATACAAGAAGTGTATCCTTAGTATTCGAATTTATTAAATATTTTAAAGAATCTCCTTCTCTATACTCAATATCTTCTGGATTAGAGCTAGATCTAGTGTAATTTTTTAATGGTATTCTCTTTACAAATCCGTCTTTAGATATTGTTACCATAACTTCTTCTACAATAATTAATTCTTCAACATCAATTTTACTTTCATTATCATCATGTATAATTTCAGTTCTTCTATCATTTCCGTACTTATCGCTTATTTCTTTTAATTCACTTTTAACAACTTTCAAAAGTTCTTTTTCACTAGATAAAATCTTCTCAAGTTTTTTTATAAGTTTCTCAAGTTGCGCATATTCTTTTTCAAATATTTCTATTTCAAGACCTGTCAACCTATATAACATAAGTTCCAATATAGCTTGTGCTTGAGCCTCAGAAAACCCAAATTTGCTTATCAAATTTTCCGATGCATCCTTTTTAGACTTTGAACTTCTAATGGTTGCTATAACTTCATCTAAAACACTTATAGCTTTAATAAATCCTTCAACAATATGATGCCTCTTTTTTGCCACATCAAGTTCTTTTTGGGTTCTTCTAGTTATTATTTCTTTCTGGTGCTCTACATAATATCTTATTATAGCCTTTAAACTCATAGTTTCTGGCTTTCCATTTGCAAGGGCTACCATGTTAAAACTTATGTTACATTGTAAATCAGTTTTTTTAAACAGATACTTTAGCACTTTATCTGCAACATCTTCATCTGCATTTTTCTTTAATTCAATTACAGCTCTTATTCCACTTCTATCAGATTCATCTCTAATATCTGTTATAGATTCCAATGCTTTTGCATGCCTCTTATCACCAGTCATTTCAGATATTGTTTGGAGAATCCTAGACTTATTTCTTCTGTATGGGAATTCTGTTATAATTATTCCGATTCTTCCATTTTCTAATTTTTCAATTGAAGTCTTTGCTCTATAAGCTACTTTTCCTTCACCAGTTTCATATGCTGATAAAATGGATTTTTCTCCTATCAAAATTCCACCAGTAGGTAAATCTGGTCCCTTTATATATTTCATAAGTTCAGAAGTAGTTATTTCATTATTATCAATATATGCCAGTACTCCTTCTGTTACCTCTCCCAAATTATGTGGAGGTATATTGGTTGCAAGCCCTACAGCTATACCAAACGCCCCATTTACAAGTAAATTAGGATATCTACTTGGTAATACTTTAGGTTCCATTTCACTATCAGAATAGTTTGGAACCATTTCTACCGTATCCTTTTCAATATCTCTTAGCATTTCCATTGCAATAGGAGATAATCTAGCCTCTGTATACCTCATAGCTGCAGCCCCATCACCATCGATAGATCCCCAGTTCCCGTGACCTTCAATTAACGGTGCCCTAGTTGAGAAATCTTGAGCTAGTATTACCATAGATTCGTATACAGATGAATCACCATGAGGGTGATACTTACCTAAGATATCTCCAACTATTCTTGCAGATTTATAATAAGGTCTATCTGGAAAGGCCTTAAGCATATATGAACCATATAAAATTCTTCTATGCACAGGCTTAAGACCATCTCTAACATCAGGAAGTGCTCTATCTTTAGCAACTTCTATAGCATATGGTAAATAATTCTCTGGCATTGCTTCTTCTAGAGGAATACCAATTATATTATTATCTTTAGGTATAATATTTTCATTCTTTTTTGCCATACTCTTCTCCTTTTTTGATGCATAATGCACAGTTCACAATTAATGGTGAAATTCCTATGGAATTTCTTTTAATTCATAACTCTCTATTTCTAAATAAGAAAGTTTTTCCTGTAGTTAGTAACTTTTTAAAGTATATAAATTTTTCAAGTTCCATGGGAACTTGTTCAAATTGTTAATTGTGAATTGATTTAAAATTCTCCGTATTTATACATATAGTTCTTTCTAGGTTCAACAATATCTCCCATAAGTAACGAAACCATCTTTTCTGCTTTTGCCGCATCTTCTATGGTTACTTGAAGCAGAGTTCTACTTTCTGGATTTAGTGTTGTATCCCATAATTGATCGGGATTCATTTCTCCTAGTCCTTTATATCTTTGAATCAGTGCACCTTTTCCAACTTGTTTCTTTGTATTTTCAAGTTCGTCATCACTATACGCATACTTAACTATAGTTTTTCCTTTAGTTTCCCTATACACTTTATACAATGGGGGCTGCGCTAAATATAAATGTCCATTAGCAATAAGCGGTCTCATATATCTATAAATATAAGTCATCCATAATGTCCTAATATGATATCCATCCACATCAGCATCACTCATTATTATTATCTTGTCATATTTTAAATCTTCTTCTCTATAATTATCCAAAGTACCTGTTCCAACAGCAGTGTTAAATATTTTTAATTCTTCAGAAGCCAATACATTTTCAAGTTTTTGTTTTTCAGTATTCATTATCTTACCCTTTGAAGGCATGATAGTTTGAAATCTTCTATCTCTGGCTTGCTTTGCAGATCCTCCTGCCGAATCTCCTTCCACAACTATAAATTCATTCACAGTTTTATCTTTCAATGTACACACAGCAACTTTTCCTGCAAGCGGTGCTGTACCTTTTCCTATTTTCTTTTTTTCTGCTTCATTTATTTTCTTAATCTTGTCTCTTCTTTTAGCTGCTTCTAATGCGTTATTAATTATACTTGTTGCTAAAGTTTTATTATCTTCTATCCATTCAGAAAATTTAGTATACACTAAATCATTCATCATAGTATATGCTTCATTATTTCCAAGTTTAGTCTTAGTTTGACCTTCAAAGATAGGATTCGTGATTTTAATTCTTACAATAGCAGTCATACCTTCTCTTAAATCATCGCCTTCAAATTCCTTATCTTTTTCCTTAACCAATCCTAACTTTTTAGACCATTCTTTAAAAGATCTTGTCATTCCAGTCTTAAATCCAGTTTCATGAGTCCCTGCTTCTGTTGTTGGAATGTTATTTACATAACTTGCAATATATTCAGTAGTTGAATCTGTAAATTGAATACATACTTCACCATATAATTGAAGTTCCCCAACAGTTCTTTCACCGTCAAAAATTATGGGCTCTTCATGAATTGGTGTTTTACTTTCATTTAGATAATTTATGAAATCTAAAAGACCATTTTCTGAGTAATATTCTTTAGTGATTTCTTGTCCTTTTCTTTTATCTATTAATTCTAATCTTATCCCTTTATTTTGGAATGCCAGTTCCTGTAATCGGCTATCTATTATATCAAATTTAAAATCAGTAGTTGAGAAGATTTCTTTATCCGGCTTAAATGTGATCTTTGTTCCAACTTTATCTGTTTTTCCAATCACCTTCAAGCTGCCAACAGATGTTCCTGGCATTTCTCTTTTTAATTCTTTATCAAAAGCATATTCAAATCTTTGTCTGTATATATTCCCGTTTTGGTAAACTTCAACCTCTAACCATTCTGATAAGGCATTTACTACTGCTGCTCCAACTCCATGAAGTCCTCCAGATGTTTTATAATTTTTATTATCAAACTTTCCTCCTGTATGAAGTTCAGTAAATACCATTTCAACTCCAGATTTCTTTTTGATTGGATGAATTCCTGTAGGGATACCTCTTCCGTTATCCAATACGGTTACACTTTTATCTTCATTTAACGTTATGGTTACTTTGTTACCATATCCGTTAGCTATTTCATCTATGGAGTTATCTATTATTTCCCATATACAGTGATGTAACCCCTTACTACCTGTAGATCCTATATACATACCCGGTCTTATTCTTACAGGTTCTAGCTTTTCAAGTGATGTTAAATCTGTTACATCATAAGCATTAGTATTTTTTAATTCCATAAAACTCCTCCATCTGAACACCAGTTCTTATTTTTTCGTAATTATTTCGCTCTATAAAATATACTGCCTTTCTGCTTTAATGTCAAAAAAAACTTAAGCAGACATCTCTAATCTATAATTTTATGATGGTCGCTTACTCTGTGAGCCCTAAATAAGCAAACGTGAGTCGAGCCTCCTTATAAAAAACGCTCTGACATTTCTTATTTTTTTAATCTTCTAAGATCTCTGTTCCTTGCATTGCATGAAACAAACAATATTTCATTATTATATCTCATTAATATTTATATTAAAATATATATTTCTAACAATACTTACTACTTATATATATTTATTTGACATTTTCATAAAACATATACCTTATCCTAATAAAAATAGGATGTCAAAAAGGTCTTTTAACCATTTTACGACATCCTGATTTCTAATTTATACTTTTGTTTAGAGTATTACACATCACATATTTCTATCTTTCTAACATGCTTAGTATGACTCCACTCTTTATTATTCTTATTTAATATACCTTGAATTGTAATTGGTATCCATGTTAATGTATATAACGCATATAACCAGAATCTAAAGAATAAAATTAATTCTTTCTTTCCTAGTAATATTCCTGTTAATATCAAGAATGCTAAGTTATAAGCTAAGCCACTCACCCAAGCAATAATCCAATTATCCATATTAGCTGTTAAATAAGGAACTACGAAAACATTACTAGAATATAATACCATCATAACTAAGAATGGTTTTGTAATTTTTTTATCAATTGTTAATATTAACGGAGTAATCAAAAATTGAATAGCCGCAAATGTCTTAAATCCAACATCACTAAACAAATAATTTATAATAAATATATTTACGCCTGTAGTATTTGCCTGTATTAAAGTTAAAACTGCTGAAATACCAAGTAATAACGTTACAAAAGGCTGCAATACATATAGTGCGCAGTCAAATATATAAAACTTTCTTTCCATTATTGACTTCTTAACAAGCTTAAAGAAATATCTTGAAGCAACATCTGTAAAACCTTGCATCCATCTTTTTCTTTGAGTCCATGATTGTTTAAGCTTTAGTGGTTTTTCATCATATATAATCGCATCATGAGCCCAACCAACTTTTTCTCCATTTAGTACAAGCTTACATGAGAATTCTAAATCCTCTGTCAAACAAGTGGCACCCCAGCCTAACTTCTTCAATGTCTTAGTTTCAATAGCAAATCCTGTTCCACCAATTTGATTAGAAAATCCTATATTAGCTCTAGCTAACTGGAACATTCTATTTTGAGTCCAAAAAGCTATTGAATAAGCAGCAGCAATCCATGAATCATCTGGATTCTTACTGTCTATATATCCTTGAACAACTTTGTAACCTTCCTGCATCTTTGAATTAATCTCTTTTAAGAAATCTTTATGTACAAGATTATCTGCATCGAAGATAGCAATAGCATCATATTGTTTTTCCATTGCAAATAACTTTGCAAACATCCACTCTAACGCATAACCTTTTCCTCTTTTATCTTTTGCAAATCTTTCACAAACATTTACCCCGTAACCTTTAGATATCTTAGCTGTATCATCTGTACAATTATCTGCAATAACGAAAACATCATACATTTCCTTAGGATAATCTAGTTTTAGCATACTCTCTATGAGACTACCAATAACAACTTCTTCATTATGTGCTGCTATTAACAATGCAAATTTATTTTTAGGTTCATAGTTCTTATTTTCTTTCTTTCTGAAAAGCCCTATAAGTCCTAAAGCTAAATAGTAACATGTTATTGCAAAAACAAAAATTTGAAAAAATGCTGTTATGGTAAAAATGTATTTTCCCATTACATTCACTCCTAATATTTAATGAGATATATTCCCATTTATTATTTTATATCTATCATCATACTATACCTATTTAATAATATTTCAATAAAAATAAAAAATCAACCCTATTTTCTTAAGATAAAATTAATATTGCCTTAATAAAATCCTTTACATTTGATTTTTTCTAGCTCAATTCATGATATTTCCCAAGCAATAAAAATATATAAATTTATCTAATTTTTCAACTGTTTATTTAATATTTTGTAAGAGACATATCCAATCAATGCTCCTCCAATAAGTCCACCTATGTGTGCATAATTATCAATATTTTTCACACTTAATCCTATAAATAAATTTATAAGTATTATCTGTAGTAAGCTAGATATATATTTTTTCTGCAATCTATGTCTTTCCATAATTGCAAAAGCTAACAAAGCTCCCAAAAGACCAAATATGCCGCCTGATGCTCCTACTGATATAGTATATGGACTTGCTAGATAACTTAATATTGATGCTGTTATACAAGAAGTGATGTAAATAACTAGATACTTTTTAGCCCCATAAATCTGCTGAATTTGTGGACCTACTATATATAAAGAATACATATTAAATGCTATATGTATAATGCTAGAATGTAAAAAGGCACAAGTTAATAACCGCCATACTTCTCCATTATTTATAAGTGCATTATATTTAGCTCCAAAGGTCACTAGTACTGAATTATTTATTGCATTTATAATTTCCTCTGACAACAACTGAGATGAACCTAATGAATGTTTAATATTATAAATATCAATTTGCATTATTATAAATATTATTACATTTATCAATATTAAAATCATAGTTGGAATTTTATACCTAAAAAATTCTCTCTTATTATCAATATTTTTCACTTTACTTTTATTTATATATAGTTCAAGTATTTCTTTTAAGGGAAGACATGATTCATCATACTTAATAACTGTATAGTTTTCTTTATCCACAATAAGTTTATTTACCATAACTGTTTTATTTACATTTGTATATTCGCCTTTAGATAAAACTATCATATTTAGAGAAAAGTCTTTTCCTAAGGTTTTTATATATTCAAAAGCTTCTAAAAAGTCTATATTTTCATTTTCATCCTCGCTTATCAAAACGCAGTATATTCCATTTGATAACTCTTTAATTGCAAGAAATATTTCTCTTTTATGAAAATCACTATAATATTGTTTCATATAGAAATTCTCTGCATTTACTAAAATTTTATAAAATTCTTCTTTAAAGTTATTCATAATACCTTACCTATTCTTATATAAAAATTCATAACTTATTATTTTATAATGCAAATTCACAATTATAGACAATTTTATTTTATGTCACAATTGTGAATTTCACATTCTATATATATCGCAAAAATAATTCTTCATCATGATTCTAAAACTATTGCAAGAATTTTAGCCGTAATTGTGAAATGTGCATTGTGAATTGCAACATATATATATTAGGCATAATCAAAAAAATAACAAGTCTATCTGCCAAGAAAAGTTCCTTGTTGCAGCATAGCTACTCTTTTCATAAGTGCCCATTTTCCATTATACTTCATCAGCAGATTGCAGTAATAGACTCGCTATGAGTCCAATCTGCTTCTTCTCCTAATGAAAAATAATCATGGCATTTGTGACTCGTTATTTTCTTTCATATGCCTTATTGAAATACATCTTGGGTTTCTGAATTACCTTGTAAACCCTAATTATCTATCATATCTAAAAGCTCATTAAATCTCTTTATTGTAGCTTCTATTGGTGCATCTGTTGTCATATCTACTCCTGCATTTCTTAAAATATTTATTGGATAATCACTTCCACCAGATTTTAAGAATCCTTTATATTTTTCTACTGCATTTTCTTTACCATCTAAGATAGCCTTAGAAAAAGCTGATGCTGCTGCGTAACCTGTAGCATATTGATAAACGTAAAAGTCTGAATAAAAATGAGGAATTCTTGACCATTCGACATCTACTTCTTTATCTATAACAATTTCATTTCCAAAGTACTTAACATTTAGATCATGCCAAGCCTTATTGTAATCTTCTGCTGTTAATGGTATTCCTTTTTCTAGAGTCTCATGTGTATATAACTCAAATTCTGCAAACATCAGTTGTCTAAATACAGTTGTTCTTATTTGTTCCAATTCTTGATTTATTAAATATAATTTTTTCTTTTCATCCTTTTCATTTTCAATTAGATAGTGAATAAGTAATGATTCATTTGTTGTTGATGCGACTTCTGCGCAGAATAATGTGTAATTTGCATAATAATATGGCTGCTCTTTTCTTGAATAATATGAATGAATTGAATGCCCCATTTCATGTGCTAAAGTTGAAACATCTCCTAGCTCATTATTATAATTTAACAAAACATAAGGCATGGTATCATATCCACCCCAAGAATATGCTCCTCCTCTTTTTCCTTTGTTTTCATATATATCTATCCAACCATCATTAACTCCACTTTTAAAGATATCTAAATACTCTGTTCCTAAAGGATTTAATGCTTTCAATACTATATTTACTCCATCATTAAACTCAATTCTTTCCTTTGGAATTTCAATGACTGGAACATATAAATCATACATATGAATTTCATCTAATCCTAATAGTTTCTTCTTAATTTTCACGTATCTATGAAGTGAATCTAAATTATTATTTATTACTTTAATTGCATTTTTGTAAACTTCTAAAGGAATATTATTAGGTTTCAATGATGCTTCCAATGCATTATTATATTTTCTAACTCTGCTGCTAAAATTGAAAGTTTTTATTGATGCACTTAGAGACGTTGCTAGAGTATTTTTCAACTTATCATATTCCCCAAATAATCTTTCAAATGCTGCTTTTCTTACCTCTCTATTTTTACCTCTTATGAATGAAGAATAGTTTCCTTCTGTTAATTCAACTTCATTACCATCTTCATCTTCTATTTTTCCAAATGTCATATCTGCATTAGTTAATATATTGTGTATTGCTGAAGGAGCATCCAAACAATCTGATGCCGCTGCTAACAATTCTTCCATCTCTTTAGATAATATGTGTGGCTTTTCTTTTAATATATCTTCGATTAAGAATTCAAATTGTTTTAATCCATCTAATCTGTTTATTTCGCTTTTAATAAAGCTATCATCTAAACTTAAAATTTCCGGTACAAAGAATGCTGTGTAACTTGCAAGCTCTGCCATATATATATCAACTTTACTCATTAAACTTTGATAAGTGGTATTTGAAGTATCTTCATCACACTTTAAATGAGCATAAATAAATAAGTTTTCTGCCTTCCTAGATACTTTTTCATTGAATTTTAAATAATCTAGTATTGCTTCTCCATTCACAAGTTTTCCTGAAAAATCTTTTAATTTAACCGCTTCATTTTTTACATCTTCAAAGTCCTTTTCCCAATCCTCTATGCTTTTATAAATCTTATCAACCTTCCATTTAAACTTATCTTCTATTTCTTCTCTTTTCTTTAAATCACTCATATAAATACACCTTTCTTTACAAAAATTTTAGTAAAATTCTAAACCTTATTTATCTCAAGAATATTACCATATATATTCTTAAGAATATGCTTTCGAAATGCACACAAATGACTATAAAATATCTTTTATCTATTCAGTATATTCAGATTCTTTTCCTTTAATAGCTTCAAATACTGCATTCATCTCATTATCTATTATAGATACCACTTCTTGTATCTTCCCT encodes the following:
- a CDS encoding DNA topoisomerase IV subunit A — its product is MAKKNENIIPKDNNIIGIPLEEAMPENYLPYAIEVAKDRALPDVRDGLKPVHRRILYGSYMLKAFPDRPYYKSARIVGDILGKYHPHGDSSVYESMVILAQDFSTRAPLIEGHGNWGSIDGDGAAAMRYTEARLSPIAMEMLRDIEKDTVEMVPNYSDSEMEPKVLPSRYPNLLVNGAFGIAVGLATNIPPHNLGEVTEGVLAYIDNNEITTSELMKYIKGPDLPTGGILIGEKSILSAYETGEGKVAYRAKTSIEKLENGRIGIIITEFPYRRNKSRILQTISEMTGDKRHAKALESITDIRDESDRSGIRAVIELKKNADEDVADKVLKYLFKKTDLQCNISFNMVALANGKPETMSLKAIIRYYVEHQKEIITRRTQKELDVAKKRHHIVEGFIKAISVLDEVIATIRSSKSKKDASENLISKFGFSEAQAQAILELMLYRLTGLEIEIFEKEYAQLEKLIKKLEKILSSEKELLKVVKSELKEISDKYGNDRRTEIIHDDNESKIDVEELIIVEEVMVTISKDGFVKRIPLKNYTRSSSNPEDIEYREGDSLKYLINSNTKDTLLVFTDKGFMYQTKGINIPEMRWKEKGDRLDEIIKSLNLDNEKIIAAISIDNFNPSKAFRFITKHGGIKLSSLDKFQTAYGKLQALKLRDGDELIDVSMRELEEEEKFLKVKSKLGLEFTLEIKNLEETARNILPTQLFNFSEEDEISQVEDTNEIEYFELSVGVTDKNKFKFYERIKEDSLKVKTNSLKELLIFSNRGYVYKIPVFLMRNVLNKEINVEAFIGKMEKGEKIISLISIDSYDEDLGVYTFTKKGMVKKTLLKEFEGDFLKQACYKFKFEDDEVVSVEMNQIKIGHLIMITKKGMAIRFPVENVNIMGKIASGVTGISLRDEDQVIFGKYHSNYKKSDDNTVMLSSDDTKITLVSKGKERSVMDISDIKLQNRAGRGTSIMMVSLDDEIKDVHL
- a CDS encoding DNA gyrase/topoisomerase IV subunit B, yielding MELKNTNAYDVTDLTSLEKLEPVRIRPGMYIGSTGSKGLHHCIWEIIDNSIDEIANGYGNKVTITLNEDKSVTVLDNGRGIPTGIHPIKKKSGVEMVFTELHTGGKFDNKNYKTSGGLHGVGAAVVNALSEWLEVEVYQNGNIYRQRFEYAFDKELKREMPGTSVGSLKVIGKTDKVGTKITFKPDKEIFSTTDFKFDIIDSRLQELAFQNKGIRLELIDKRKGQEITKEYYSENGLLDFINYLNESKTPIHEEPIIFDGERTVGELQLYGEVCIQFTDSTTEYIASYVNNIPTTEAGTHETGFKTGMTRSFKEWSKKLGLVKEKDKEFEGDDLREGMTAIVRIKITNPIFEGQTKTKLGNNEAYTMMNDLVYTKFSEWIEDNKTLATSIINNALEAAKRRDKIKKINEAEKKKIGKGTAPLAGKVAVCTLKDKTVNEFIVVEGDSAGGSAKQARDRRFQTIMPSKGKIMNTEKQKLENVLASEELKIFNTAVGTGTLDNYREEDLKYDKIIIMSDADVDGYHIRTLWMTYIYRYMRPLIANGHLYLAQPPLYKVYRETKGKTIVKYAYSDDELENTKKQVGKGALIQRYKGLGEMNPDQLWDTTLNPESRTLLQVTIEDAAKAEKMVSLLMGDIVEPRKNYMYKYGEF
- a CDS encoding glycosyltransferase family 2 protein, giving the protein MGKYIFTITAFFQIFVFAITCYYLALGLIGLFRKKENKNYEPKNKFALLIAAHNEEVVIGSLIESMLKLDYPKEMYDVFVIADNCTDDTAKISKGYGVNVCERFAKDKRGKGYALEWMFAKLFAMEKQYDAIAIFDADNLVHKDFLKEINSKMQEGYKVVQGYIDSKNPDDSWIAAAYSIAFWTQNRMFQLARANIGFSNQIGGTGFAIETKTLKKLGWGATCLTEDLEFSCKLVLNGEKVGWAHDAIIYDEKPLKLKQSWTQRKRWMQGFTDVASRYFFKLVKKSIMERKFYIFDCALYVLQPFVTLLLGISAVLTLIQANTTGVNIFIINYLFSDVGFKTFAAIQFLITPLILTIDKKITKPFLVMMVLYSSNVFVVPYLTANMDNWIIAWVSGLAYNLAFLILTGILLGKKELILFFRFWLYALYTLTWIPITIQGILNKNNKEWSHTKHVRKIEICDV
- a CDS encoding rhomboid family intramembrane serine protease yields the protein MNNFKEEFYKILVNAENFYMKQYYSDFHKREIFLAIKELSNGIYCVLISEDENENIDFLEAFEYIKTLGKDFSLNMIVLSKGEYTNVNKTVMVNKLIVDKENYTVIKYDESCLPLKEILELYINKSKVKNIDNKREFFRYKIPTMILILINVIIFIIMQIDIYNIKHSLGSSQLLSEEIINAINNSVLVTFGAKYNALINNGEVWRLLTCAFLHSSIIHIAFNMYSLYIVGPQIQQIYGAKKYLVIYITSCITASILSYLASPYTISVGASGGIFGLLGALLAFAIMERHRLQKKYISSLLQIILINLFIGLSVKNIDNYAHIGGLIGGALIGYVSYKILNKQLKN
- the pepF gene encoding oligoendopeptidase F: MSDLKKREEIEDKFKWKVDKIYKSIEDWEKDFEDVKNEAVKLKDFSGKLVNGEAILDYLKFNEKVSRKAENLFIYAHLKCDEDTSNTTYQSLMSKVDIYMAELASYTAFFVPEILSLDDSFIKSEINRLDGLKQFEFLIEDILKEKPHILSKEMEELLAAASDCLDAPSAIHNILTNADMTFGKIEDEDGNEVELTEGNYSSFIRGKNREVRKAAFERLFGEYDKLKNTLATSLSASIKTFNFSSRVRKYNNALEASLKPNNIPLEVYKNAIKVINNNLDSLHRYVKIKKKLLGLDEIHMYDLYVPVIEIPKERIEFNDGVNIVLKALNPLGTEYLDIFKSGVNDGWIDIYENKGKRGGAYSWGGYDTMPYVLLNYNNELGDVSTLAHEMGHSIHSYYSRKEQPYYYANYTLFCAEVASTTNESLLIHYLIENEKDEKKKLYLINQELEQIRTTVFRQLMFAEFELYTHETLEKGIPLTAEDYNKAWHDLNVKYFGNEIVIDKEVDVEWSRIPHFYSDFYVYQYATGYAAASAFSKAILDGKENAVEKYKGFLKSGGSDYPINILRNAGVDMTTDAPIEATIKRFNELLDMIDN